A stretch of the Cheilinus undulatus linkage group 11, ASM1832078v1, whole genome shotgun sequence genome encodes the following:
- the mul1b gene encoding mitochondrial ubiquitin ligase activator of NFKB 1, with product MDSSGKPSTAQIVVLATSSALTALFYSIYRSRATTVARLKEAKKVSIDQDLKNILSETPGRCVPYAVIEGVVRSVKETLSSQFVDNCKGVIERLTLKEEKMVWNRTTHLWNNTEKVIHQRTNTVPFALGSHDDDIATTIRVIRPLDATELDLETTYENFHPTVQSLSNVIGHFISGERPKGIHETEEMLRLGDSVTGVGELVLDNNLIKLQPPKQGFQYFLTRLDYDALLRKQGNSVRLWRILTVIFGVAACSMIIFILWKRYVHHRQSKKERSMLEEFKEKQRKRMRELNIEESSVSPTSCTVCLSRERSCVFLECGHVCACAQCYDALPEPKKCPICRSMIDRVVPLYNS from the exons ATGGACTCTAGTGGGAAACCTTCGACCGCACAGATTGTGGTTTTAGCCACCAGCTCTGCTCTGACTGCCCTCTTCTACTCCATCTACAGGAGCAGAGCGACAACAGTAGCTAGATTAAAG GAAGCGAAGAAAGTCTCCATTGACCAGGATCTGAAAAACATCCTGTCTGAAACTCCTGGGAGATGTGTCCCGTATGCGGTCATAGAAG GTGTGGTGAGGTCAGTGAAGGAAACTTTGAGCAGCCAGTTTGTTGATAACTGCAAAGGAGTGATCGAAAGGCTGACCCTGAAGGAGGAGAAGATGGTGTGGAATCGTACCACTCATCTCTG GAACAACACAGAGAAAGTCATCCACCAGCGCACAAACACAGTTCCTTTTGCCCTCGGCTCTCATGATGATGACATCGCCACTACGATACGAGTGATTCGCCCACTAGATGCCACTGAGCTGGACCTAGAAACGACCTATGAGAACTTCCACCCTACAGTGCAGTCTTTGTCCAACGTCATCGGACACTTCATCAGCGGGGAACGACCAAAGGGGATCCACGAAACGGAGGAGATGCTGCGTCTAGGAGACAGCGTCACAGGAGTGGGAGAGCTGGTCCTGGATAACAACCTCATCAAGCTCCAGCCTCCCAAACAGGGGTTCCAATACTTTCTCACCCGGCTGGACTACGACGCTCTCCTCAGGAAGCAGGGGAACAGCGTCAGACTGTGGAGGATTCTCACGGTTATCTTTGGAGTGGCAGCTTGTTCCATGATCATATTTATCCTTTGGAAGCGCTACGTTCATCACAGACAGAGCAAGAAGGAGAGGAGCATGCTGGAGGAGTTCAAGGAGAAGCAGAGGAAACGTATGCGTGAACTGAACATCGAAGAGAGCAGCGTGTCACCCACCAGCTGCACCGTGTGTCTTAGCCGGGAGCGCTCCTGTGTGTTTTTGGAGTGTGGTCACGTGTGTGCGTGCGCTCAGTGCTACGACGCCCTGCCAGAGCCAAAGAAGTGCCCCATCTGTAGGAGCATGATAGACCGCGTGGTGCCTCTTTACAACAGCTAA